In Bubalus bubalis isolate 160015118507 breed Murrah chromosome 3, NDDB_SH_1, whole genome shotgun sequence, a genomic segment contains:
- the DOC2B gene encoding double C2-like domain-containing protein beta isoform X2: MRAQLTPRSLPRAPKGLERLGVAAPSAARGGDEWTSQSAVPRPAGTQSLTPLPPRTILGQITAALGTLDFSLLYDQENNALHCTIAKAKGLKPMDHNGLADPYVKLHLLPGASKANKLRTKTLRNTLNPTWNETLTYYGITDEDMIRKTLRISVCDEDKFRHNEFIGETRVPLKKLKPNHTKTFSICLEKQLPVDKTEDKSLEERGRILVSLKYSSQKQGLLVGIVRCAHLAAMDANGYSDPYVKTYLKPDVDKKSKHKTAVKKKTLNPEFNEEFCYEIKHGDLAKKTLEITVWDYDIGKSNDFIGGVVLGINAKGERLKHWFDCLKNKDKRIERWHTLTNELPGAVLSD, translated from the exons ATGAGGGCCCAGCTCACTCCTCGCAGCCTGCCCAGGGCCCCTAAGGGCCTGGAGAGACTGGGGGTCGCAGCCCCGAGTGCTGCTAGAGGGGGCGATGAGTGGACCAGCCAGTCAGCTGTGCCCAGGCCTGCAGGCACCCAGAGCCTGACCCCTTTGCCTCCTCGCACGATCTTAGGACAGATCACAG CCGCCCTGGGCACGCTGGACTTCAGCCTGCTCTACGACCAGGAGAACAACGCCCTGCACTGCACCATCGCCAAGGCCAAG GGCCTGAAGCCGATGGACCACAATGGGCTGGCAGACCCGTATGTCAAGCTGCACCTGCTGCCAGGAGCCAGTAAG GCGAATAAGCTCAGAACGAAAACTCTCCGAAACACTCTGAACCCCACGTGGAACGAGACCCTCACTTACTACGGGATCACAGACGAAGACATGATCCGAAAGACCCTGCG GATCTCCGTGTGTGATGAGGACAAATTCCGCCACAACGAGTTCATCGGGGAGACCAGGGTgcccctgaagaagctgaagcccAACCACACCAAGACGTTCAGCATCTGCCTGGAGAAGCAGCTGCCG GTGGACAAGACAGAAGACAAGTCCCTGGAGGAGCGGGGCCGCATCCTCGTCTCCCTCAAGTACAGCTCGCAGAAGCAGGGCCTGCTGGTCGGCATCGTGCGCTGTGCCCACCTGGCCGCCATGGACGCCAACGGCTACTCAGACCCCTACGTGAAAAC ATACCTGAAGCCAGATGTGGACAAGAAATCCAAACACAAGACAGCGGTGAAGAAGAAAACCCTGAACCCAGAGTTCAATGAG GAATTCTGTTATGAGATTAAGCATGGGGACCTGGCCAAGAAGACCCTGGAGATCACCGTCTGGGATTACGACATTGGAAAATCCAACGATTTCATTG GTGGCGTGGTTCTGGGCATCAACGCCAAGGGAGAGCGCCTGAAGCACTGGTTTGACTGCCTGAAGAACAAGGACAAGAGGATAGAGCGCTGGCACACACTCACCAACGAGCTCCCGGGGGCTGTGCTCAGCGACTGA
- the DOC2B gene encoding double C2-like domain-containing protein beta isoform X1, with the protein MTLRRRGEKATISIQEHMAIDVCPGPIRPIKQISDYFPRFPRGLPPDAGPRAAAPPDAPARPAAASAGRRSPSDGARDDDEDVDQLFGAYGSSPGPGPGPAPSPGRPPAKPPEEELDADGYESDDCTALGTLDFSLLYDQENNALHCTIAKAKGLKPMDHNGLADPYVKLHLLPGASKANKLRTKTLRNTLNPTWNETLTYYGITDEDMIRKTLRISVCDEDKFRHNEFIGETRVPLKKLKPNHTKTFSICLEKQLPVDKTEDKSLEERGRILVSLKYSSQKQGLLVGIVRCAHLAAMDANGYSDPYVKTYLKPDVDKKSKHKTAVKKKTLNPEFNEEFCYEIKHGDLAKKTLEITVWDYDIGKSNDFIGGVVLGINAKGERLKHWFDCLKNKDKRIERWHTLTNELPGAVLSD; encoded by the exons ATGACCCTCCGGCGGCGCGGGGAGAAGGCGACCATCAGCATCCAGGAGCATATGGCCATCGACGTGTGCCCCGGCCCCATCCGGCCCATCAAACAGATCTCCGACTACTTCCCCCGCTTCCCGCGGGGCCTGCCCCCGGACGCCGGGCCCCGCGCCGCGGCGCCCCCGGACGCCCCCGCGCGCCCCGCGGCGGCCAGCGCTGGCCGCCGCAGCCCCTCCGACGGCGCCCGCGACGACGACGAGGATGTCGATCAGCTCTTTGGAGCCTACGGCTccagccccggccccggccccggcccggcCCCCAGCCCGGGGCGGCCGCCCGCGAAGCCACCCGAGGAAGAGCTGGACGCCGACGGCTACGAGTCCGACGACTGCA CCGCCCTGGGCACGCTGGACTTCAGCCTGCTCTACGACCAGGAGAACAACGCCCTGCACTGCACCATCGCCAAGGCCAAG GGCCTGAAGCCGATGGACCACAATGGGCTGGCAGACCCGTATGTCAAGCTGCACCTGCTGCCAGGAGCCAGTAAG GCGAATAAGCTCAGAACGAAAACTCTCCGAAACACTCTGAACCCCACGTGGAACGAGACCCTCACTTACTACGGGATCACAGACGAAGACATGATCCGAAAGACCCTGCG GATCTCCGTGTGTGATGAGGACAAATTCCGCCACAACGAGTTCATCGGGGAGACCAGGGTgcccctgaagaagctgaagcccAACCACACCAAGACGTTCAGCATCTGCCTGGAGAAGCAGCTGCCG GTGGACAAGACAGAAGACAAGTCCCTGGAGGAGCGGGGCCGCATCCTCGTCTCCCTCAAGTACAGCTCGCAGAAGCAGGGCCTGCTGGTCGGCATCGTGCGCTGTGCCCACCTGGCCGCCATGGACGCCAACGGCTACTCAGACCCCTACGTGAAAAC ATACCTGAAGCCAGATGTGGACAAGAAATCCAAACACAAGACAGCGGTGAAGAAGAAAACCCTGAACCCAGAGTTCAATGAG GAATTCTGTTATGAGATTAAGCATGGGGACCTGGCCAAGAAGACCCTGGAGATCACCGTCTGGGATTACGACATTGGAAAATCCAACGATTTCATTG GTGGCGTGGTTCTGGGCATCAACGCCAAGGGAGAGCGCCTGAAGCACTGGTTTGACTGCCTGAAGAACAAGGACAAGAGGATAGAGCGCTGGCACACACTCACCAACGAGCTCCCGGGGGCTGTGCTCAGCGACTGA